A single genomic interval of Saccharomyces eubayanus strain FM1318 chromosome IV, whole genome shotgun sequence harbors:
- the ADH5 gene encoding alcohol dehydrogenase ADH5 has protein sequence MSSQPIPETQKAIVFYETDGKLEYKDVAVPEPKANEILVHVKYSGVCHSDLHAWHGDWPFQLKFPLIGGHEGAGVVVKLGSNVKGWKVGDLAGIKWLNGTCMSCEYCEVGNESQCPHLDGTGFTHDGTFQEYATADAVQAAHIPPNVDLAEVAPILCAGITVYKALKRANLIPGQWVTISGACGGLGSLAIQYALAMGYRVIGIDGGEAKQQLFKELGGEIFIDFTKEKDIVGAVIKATDGGSHGIINVSVSEAAIEASTRYCRPNGTVVLVGMPAHAYCKSDVFNQVVKSISIVGSCVGNRADTREALDFFARGLIKSPIHLASLSDVPEIFEKMEKGEIVGRYVVDTSK, from the coding sequence ATGTCTTCTCAACCCATCCCGGAAACCCAAAAGGCAATCGTTTTTTATGAAACAGATGGTAAGCTGGAATACAAGGACGTTGCAGTCCCAGAGCCTAAGGCCAATGAAATTCTAGTTCACGTCAAGTACTCCGGTGTTTGTCATAGCGATTTACACGCATGGCACGGCGATTGGCCATTCCAATTGAAATTTCCATTGATTGGTGGGCATGAGGGTGCGGGTGTTGTTGTTAAGCTGGGCTCCAACGTCAAGGGCTGGAAAGTCGGTGATTTGGCTGGTATCAAATGGTTAAATGGTACGTGTATGTCCTGTGAATATTGTGAAGTTGGTAACGAATCTCAATGTCCCCATTTGGATGGTACTGGCTTCACTCACGATGGTACTTTTCAAGAGTATGCAACCGCCGATGCTGTTCAAGCTGCTCACATCCCACCGAACGTTGACCTAGCGGAAGTTGCCCCAATTTTGTGTGCAGGGATTACAGTATATAAGGCATTGAAAAGAGCCAATCTAATTCCCGGTCAATGGGTTACTATTTCTGGTGCTTGCGGAGGATTAGGCTCTCTGGCCATCCAATATGCTTTGGCTATGGGTTACAGGGTTATTGGTATTGACGGTGGCGAAGCTAAACAACAGCTATTTAAAGAACTAGGTGGAGAAATATTTATCgattttacaaaagaaaaggatatcGTTGGTGCCGTCATCAAAGCCACTGACGGCGGTTCCCATGGGATTATTAACGTGTCTGTTTCTGAAGCAGCCATCGAAGCTTCAACGAGATACTGTAGACCCAATGGTACTGTTGTCTTGGTTGGTATGCCGGCTCATGCCTATTGCAAATCTGACGTCTTCAATCAAGTTGTTAAATCCATTTCCATTGTCGGATCTTGCGTTGGTAACAGAGCTGACACAAGGGAAGCTTTGGACTTTTTCGCCAGAGGATTGATTAAATCTCCAATTCACTTGGCTAGCCTATCTGATGTTCCagagatttttgaaaagatggAAAAGGGTGAAATCGTTGGCAGATATGTTGTTGACACTTCTAAATAA
- the ARA1 gene encoding D-arabinose 1-dehydrogenase (NAD(P)(+)) ARA1, which yields MSSATASTESIVENMLHPKTTEIYFALNNGVRIPALGLGTANPHEKLAETKQAVKAAIKAGYRHIDTAWAYETEPFVGEAIKELLGEGSIKREDLFITTKVWPVLWDEVERSLNESLKALGLDYVDLYLQHWPLCFEKVKDPKGISGLVKTPVNKSGETMHASNGDWMETYKQLERIYLDPNDHRIRAIGVSNFSIEYLERLVKECRVKPTVNQVETHPHLPQMELRKFCFMHDILLTAYSPLGSNGAPNLKIPLVKKLAEKYNVTGNDLLISYHIRQGTIVIPRSLNPVRISSSIEFACLTKDELQELNEFGEKYPVRFIDEPFAATLPEFTGNGPNLENLKY from the coding sequence ATGTCTTCTGCTACAGCTTCAACTGAGAGTATTGTGGAAAATATGTTGCATCCAAAGACTACAGAAATATATTTTGCGCTTAACAATGGGGTTCGTATCCCAGCTTTAGGATTGGGTACCGCAAATCCTCACGAAAAATTAGCTGAAACCAAACAAGCCGTCAAGGCTGCTATCAAGGCAGGTTACAGACACATTGATACCGCTTGGGCATACGAAACAGAGCCATTTGTTGGCGAGGCCATCAAAGAGCTATTGGGAGAGGGATCTATCAAAAGGGAGGATCTTTTCATTACTACCAAAGTGTGGCCGGTCTTGTGGGATGAAGTGGAAAGGTCACTGAATGAATCCCTAAAGGCATTGGGTCTGGACTACGTCGATTTGTACTTGCAGCACTGGCCAttatgttttgaaaaggtcAAGGATCCTAAAGGAATCAGCGGATTAGTGAAAACTCCAGTTAATAAGTCCGGTGAAACAATGCATGCTTCCAATGGTGATTGGATGGAAACTTACAAGCAATTGGAAAGAATCTACCTTGACCCTAACGATCACCGTATTAGAGCCATTGGtgtttccaatttttcaattgaatatttggAGCGCCTCGTCAAGGAGTGCAGAGTCAAGCCAACTGTGAACCAAGTGGAAACGCATCCTCATTTACCACAGATGGAATTGAGAAAGTTCTGCTTTATGCATGATATTTTATTGACGGCATATTCCCCATTAGGTTCCAACGGTGCGCCAAACTTGAAGATTCCATTAGTGAAGAAGCTAGCTGAGAAATACAATGTGACAGGGAATGACTTATTGATTTCTTACCATATCAGACAAGGAACTATTGTAATTCCAAGATCTTTGAATCCAGTTAGAATCTCCTCTAGTATAGAATTTGCCTGTTTAACTAAGGACGAATTACAAGAATTAAACGAGTTTGGTGAAAAATACCCTGTGAGATTCATCGATGAGCCATTTGCTGCGACTCTTCCAGAATTTACTGGTAATGGGCCAAActtagaaaatttgaagtaCTAG
- the MAK5 gene encoding ATP-dependent RNA helicase, whose protein sequence is MGRKRLPQKKKPVAKPQEMIVDESKLNWKPVEVPDTLDDFGGFYGLEEIDGVDVKIVNGKVNFVARNDSKVVKNNSKEKTETKKVPDDTQSVSSPVLSSDSESELLEFKNLDDFEEGELSAASYSSSDEDEQNEEKDANSNDDNKDEDEDKKDVDEKDEDEDEDEDVLKENVFNQNINIDDISPVNLPEWTKLAPLSMTTLQSLQKLNFLRPTEIQKKSIPVILKGKDVMGKASTGSGKTLAYGIPIVEQLVTNFSQKNKKPISLIFTPTRELAHQVTDHLKKISEPVLEKSQYSILSLTGGLSIQKQQRLLKYDNSGQIVIATPGRFLELLEKDADLIKRFSQIDTLILDEADRLLQDGHFDEFEKIIKYLSVERKKSKIKNSENDNVFWQTLIFSATFSIDLFDKLSSSHKARDQKFKNNEDELNAVINHLMNKVQFNSKPVIIDANPESKVSSQIKESLIECPPLERDLYCYYFLTMFPGTTLIFCNAIDSVKKLTVYLNNLRIPAFQIHSSMTQKNRLKNLERFKLQSAKQKTINHSNPDSVQLSTVLIASDVAARGLDIPGVQHVIHYHLPRSTDIYIHRSGRTARAGSEGVSIMICSPQESMGPLRKLRKTLAAKNGVSADFNTKPTSRKAIKWQNTVPLLPIETDIVSQLRERSRLSGELADHEIASNSLRKDDNWLKKAADELGIDVDSDDDDISKSNTDSFLLKNKNRKIQKTINKDKVRAMKAELNDILSEPIRKDRRQKYLTGGLVNLADNLVKKRGHNTIIGHERMDALETLKKKKKGNN, encoded by the coding sequence ATGGGTAGGAAAAGACTtcctcaaaagaaaaagcctGTTGCAAAGCCACAGGAAATGATCGTAGATGAATCAAAACTAAATTGGAAACCTGTAGAAGTTCCAGATACTCTGGATGATTTTGGTGGGTTTTATGGCTTAGAAGAAATCGATGGTGTGGATGTCAAAATAGTCAACGGTAAAGTAAATTTTGTCGCTAGAAATGATTCAAAAGTGGTCAAAAATAActctaaagaaaaaactgagACTAAAAAGGTACCAGATGATACTCAATCTGTATCAAGTCCTGTTTTAAGTTCAGATTCAGAATCCGAGCTCCTGGAATTCAAGAACTTGGATgactttgaagaaggagaGTTGAGTGCAGCTTCGTACTCCTCCtctgacgaagatgaacaaaatgaagaaaaggatgcTAATTCAAATGATGACAACAAGGACGAGGATGAGGATAAGAAGGACGTGGATGAAaaggatgaggatgaagatgaggatgaagatgtCTTGAAGGAAAATGTCTTCAACCAAAACATTAATATTGATGATATTTCTCCTGTCAACCTACCAGAATGGACAAAGCTTGCTCCTCTATCAATGACGACTTTACAGAGTTTACAGAAGTTAAATTTCCTCAGACCAacagaaattcaaaaaaaatctattCCGGTCATTTTGAAAGGCAAAGATGTCATGGGTAAAGCCTCTACAGGTTCAGGTAAGACATTGGCCTATGGTATTCCAATTGTAGAGCAACTGGTTACTAATTTTTCtcagaaaaacaaaaaacctATATCGTTAATCTTCACACCAACAAGAGAACTAGCGCATCAAGTGACTGACcacttgaagaaaatttctGAACCGGTCCTAGAAAAATCCCAATACTCTATATTATCTTTAACTGGTGGTCTTTCTATTCAAAAGCAACAGCGTCTACTAAAGTACGACAATAGTGGTCAAATTGTTATTGCAACGCCAGGTAGATTTTTAGAACTGTTGGAAAAAGACGCCGACTTAATTAAAAGATTCTCCCAAATTGACACATTAATTCTTGATGAAGCTGATAGGTTGTTACAAGACGGTCATTTTGACGAATTcgaaaaaattattaaatatttatCAGTggaaaggaagaaaagcaaaataaaaaattctgAAAATGATAACGTGTTTTGGCAaactttaattttttctgcaaCTTTCTCCATCGATCTGTTCGATAAACTATCTTCGTCTCATAAGGCTAGGGACcagaaattcaaaaacaatgaagatgaattgAATGCCGTAATAAACCATTTGATGAACAAAGTTCAATTCAACTCAAAACCAGTGATAATAGACGCAAATCCAGAGTCGAAGGTTAGCTCacaaatcaaagaatctCTGATTGAATGCCCTCCGCTAGAGCGTGACTTGTATTGTTATTACTTTTTAACAATGTTTCCAGGTACAACCTTAATCTTTTGTAATGCTATTGATTCTGTGAAGAAACTGACCGTATACTTAAACAATTTAAGGATTCCAGCTTTCCAAATTCACTCTTCGATGACTCAAAAGAAtcgtttgaaaaacttaGAAAGGTTTAAACTACAGAGTGCTAAACAAAAGACAAtaaatcattcaaatcCTGATTCTGTTCAACTCTCCACAGTGTTGATTGCAAGTGATGTTGCTGCAAGAGGTCTGGACATTCCTGGTGTCCAGCACGTTATCCATTACCATTTACCAAGATCTACCGATATTTATATTCATAGATCGGGCAGAACTGCAAGAGCGGGCTCTGAGGGTGTTTCTATAATGATTTGTTCACCACAAGAATCCATGGGCCCGTTAAGAAAACTTAGAAAGACACTGGCTGCAAAAAACGGCGTTTCAGCAGATTTTAATACTAAGCCAACGAGTAGAAAGGCTATCAAATGGCAGAATACTGTGCCCTTGTTACCAATCGAAACTGATATTGTTTCCCAATtaagagaaagaagtaGATTATCTGGTGAATTGGCTGATCATGAAATAGCGTCAAACTCCTTGAGAAAAGATGACAATTGGTTGAAGAAAGCGGCCGATGAGTTAGGTATTGATGTCGAttctgatgatgatgacatATCAAAAAGTAATACAGACTCTTTCTTattaaagaataaaaataggaaaatacaaaagaCTATAAATAAGGATAAAGTGAGAGCAATGAAAGCTGAATTAAACGACATACTATCAGAGCCTATACGTAAAGATAGGagacaaaaatatttaacAGGTGGGTTAGTAAATCTGGCTGATAATCTGGTCAAAAAGAGAGGTCATAATACTATCATTGGCCATGAAAGGATGGATGCTTTAGaaacattaaaaaaaaagaaaaagggaaatAATTAA
- the BMT2 gene encoding 25S rRNA (adenine2142-N1)-methyltransferase, with the protein MQSRRSKSITGKRKQVGNSVARVIKPQKTRKIIRRFHHLINKRESICQFLCLTEGLDEANEKKNDMIILASTKGNANLSKYYEDGKSQAFNEVMEAQLLKLHSLVNNETNSKEACDLATMYTLLGYIMNQIDALGGLETYQIASQNGQLKGRGGDTSKLLEKWTRPLLGNRSGAIALEIGSLSSENRISQCGLFREVVRIDLQKHEGVAKQDFMERPLPESENDRFDLISCSLVLNFVKNHKDRGAMCHRMIEFLKPQGYIFIVLPQACVAHSRYCNESLLQKLFASIGLILLNSHQSDKLYYCLYQLQKAPSQLKGFSKRVKINDGPGLNNFGITL; encoded by the coding sequence ATGCAATCCAGGAGATCAAAGAGCATCACTGGCAAGAGAAAGCAAGTAGGAAACAGTGTGGCGAGGGTGATCAAGCCGCAAAAGACGAGAAAGATAATACGAAGATTCCACCATTTAATTAACAAACGAGAATCTATATGCCAGTTTTTATGTCTTACGGAGGGTTTAGATGAGGCcaatgagaagaaaaatgatatgATTATCTTAGCCAGCACTAAGGGTAATGCAAATCTAAGCAAGTATTATGAAGACGGCAAATCACAAGCCTTCAATGAAGTTATGGAAGCACAACTGTTAAAGTTACATTCCTTGGTCAATAATGAAACAAACTCGAAAGAGGCATGTGATCTCGCTACAATGTACACATTACTTGGTTATATAATGAATCAAATCGATGCGCTGGGCGGATTGGAAACTTATCAAATTGCCAGTCAAAATGGACAGTTGAAGGGACGTGGAGGAGACACATCCAAATTACTCGAGAAATGGACCCGACCCCTGTTAGGAAACCGTTCTGGGGCCATCGCGTTGGAAATTGGTTCGCTAAGTTCAGAAAACCGTATATCACAGTGTGGGCTCTTTCGAGAGGTTGTTCGTATAGATTTACAAAAGCACGAAGGCGTTGCAAAGCAAGACTTCATGGAAAGACCGCTACCGGAAAGCGAAAACGATAGATTCGACTTGATATCCTGCTCCCTAGTCCTGAATTTTGTCAAGAACCACAAGGACCGTGGTGCGATGTGCCACCGCATGATTGAGTTCCTGAAGCCACAAGGCTACATCTTTATCGTTCTTCCACAAGCCTGCGTGGCGCACTCAAGGTATTGCAACGAATCACTGCTACAGAAGCTCTTCGCATCGATTGGGCTCATACTGCTAAACAGCCACCAGAGCGACAAACTATACTATTGCCTGTACCAGTTGCAGAAGGCTCCATCACAGCTCAAGGGCTTTTCAAAGAGAGTTAAAATCAACGATGGCCCTGGGCTGAACAATTTTGGCATTACCCTCTGA
- the YSW1 gene encoding Ysw1p, protein MSNLSDTADGNDTKRGRFSNFAFTSENSILQKNSTLRNWFLKPTTDNKEAYCGKGESTIKVAQPNDTNSQHSVEEKKIGRRVKSFFKQANSNRYGNMSEDEDDASFWKRTDSKGPKQENTFINGEKQKGSFKKKIRNSFFKGSIESNEKTYANEKKPSQIEFSSDDENESHFTDANSHVIQSKSPEKTSPGKQWPTKSTDYKDHNVGSGENSEEEDEDDDEDEFCPLTPPENVLEGPYKFVFQTPNTFTSQPHLSTEKEYHKGGKYTIEYLSKSLTTLDIDIDFGAKEEPDFYSEKEIQKKIESIIQNIAVEMSKSKIGNNNEQNELEKLKKENTKLLKFKYEHSIQKQELISLNTRLESLNKKNKDLIIEVKKLKNNSENEKMKESTFTDENENESFTKSKIGPGVLTLNVNETRKEPQQATTKPSKYLPREIRNNETKLKHLEKKIFGLEKTLEKKRKQMKTNEVRLDLNKYTIAQFLNLMKSLNAILQFYNVYGNDLKEYNDNIIRVEACCSALNTKHSFEESSLRLQEHSFMRQMSPLFTNINFSLIDQLTMNFRFYERSANFQKETISGLRMMLEEKDDYIKTLMQHLKKRQSTKLIEDAQKGVSAIQS, encoded by the coding sequence ATGTCCAATTTATCTGATACAGCGGATGGTAACGATACCAAACGCGGCAGGTTTTCTAATTTTGCTTTCACATCTGAAAACAGTATtctacaaaaaaacagcacGCTAAGAAACTGGTTTCTAAAGCCGACAACCGATAACAAAGAGGCGTATTGTGGTAAAGGTGAAAGTACCATCAAAGTCGCACAACCAAATGATACAAATTCCCAACACTCTGTtgaggagaaaaaaattggaagaagagTCAAATCCTTTTTTAAGCAGGCGAATTCAAATAGATACGGAAACATGTCGgaggatgaagacgatgcttcgttttggaaaaggacaGACAGTAAAGGCCcaaagcaagaaaatacTTTTATTAATGGGGAGAAGCAAAAGGGAagcttcaaaaagaaaatccggaatagttttttcaagggATCTATTGAAAGCAACGAGAAAACTTACGCTAATGAGAAAAAACCTTCACAGATTGAATTCTCgtcagatgatgaaaatgagTCTCACTTTACAGATGCAAACTCACATGTTATACAATCCAAGAGCCCTGAGAAAACTTCTCCTGGAAAGCAATGGCCAACTAAAAGCACTGATTATAAAGATCACAATGTAGGATCTGGTGAAAACTCTgaggaagaggatgaagatgacgatgaagatgaatttTGCCCACTCACTCCACCAGAAAATGTTTTAGAAGGTCCATATAAATTTGTATTTCAAACCCCAAATACATTTACATCCCAGCCACACTTATCGACCGAAAAAGAATACCATAAAGGCGGAAAATACACGATTGAGTATCTCAGCAAAAGCTTAACTACTTTGGACATTGATATTGATTTTGGGGCAAAGGAGGAACCTGATTTCTATtcagagaaagaaatacaaaaaaaaatcgaaagtattattcaaaacattGCCGTTGAAATGTCAAAGAGTAAAATAGGCAATAACAATGAACAAAATGAGCttgaaaagttgaaaaaagaaaacactaAATTGCTAAAGTTCAAATATGAACATTCTATACAGAAGCAAGAACTGATCTCTCTAAACACTAGGCTCGAATCTttaaataagaaaaacaaggATCTTATTATCgaagtgaaaaaattgaagaacaattcggaaaatgagaaaatgaaagaaagcACATTTACGGATGAgaacgaaaatgaaagtTTTACTAAATCTAAAATAGGGCCAGGTGTTTTAACGTTGAACGTCAATGAAACTCGAAAAGAGCCACAACAAGCTACAACCAAACCCTCAAAATATCTTCCAAGAgaaataagaaacaatgaGACAAAACTAAAGCActtagaaaagaaaatattcgGCTTAGAAAAaactcttgaaaaaaaaagaaaacagatgAAGACTAACGAAGTTAGATTAGATTTGAATAAATATACTATTGCTCAGTTTTTAAACTTAATGAAAAGTCTCAACGCAATTTTACAATTTTACAATGTCTATGGAAacgatttgaaagagtaCAACGACAACATCATCAGAGTAGAAGCCTGTTGTAGCGCCCTTAACACAAAGCACTCTTTCGAAGAATCCTCACTGCGTCTGCAAGAACATAGCTTCATGAGACAAATGAGTCCATTGTTCACAAACATCAACTTCTCGTTAATCGACCAACTAACAATGAACTTCAGATTCTACGAAAGATCTGCCAACTTCCAGAAGGAAACAATAAGCGGACTAAGAATGATGCTGGAAGAGAAAGATGATTACATTAAAACACTGATGCagcatttgaagaaaaggcagAGCACAAAATTGATAGAAGACGCTCAGAAGGGTGTTTCCGCTATACAATCTTAG
- the MRPS9 gene encoding mitochondrial 37S ribosomal protein uS9m, which produces MFSRLAFFRRATLAPASMRMCFRTIYQKAESDLPKRIVPKLPTFYSANPNHEDRINRLERLLRKFVKLPSQNNNEVQQTKAPWISFDEYALIGGGTRLKPTQYTQLLYMLNKLHNVDPQLTNEEITSELSQYYKKSSILSNQIKVKTLDEFGRSVAIGKRKSSTSKVYVVRGTGEILVNSRQLNNYFLKMKDRESIMYPLQVIESVGKYNVFATTSGGGPTGQAESIMHAIAKALVVFNPLLKSRLHKAGVLSRDYRHVERKKPGKKKARKMPTWVKR; this is translated from the coding sequence ATGTTTTCGAGGCTTGCTTTTTTTCGAAGGGCAACTCTTGCTCCTGCTTCTATGAGAATGTGTTTTAGGACCATATATCAAAAAGCAGAGAGTGACTTGCCCAAGAGGATCGTCCCCAAATTGCCAACATTTTACTCGGCGAACCCTAACCATGAAGACCGTATTAATCGACTGGAAAGGCTTCTGAGAAAATTCGTAAAATTACCATCTCAGAACAACAATGAAGTACAACAAACAAAAGCTCCTTGGATTTCTTTTGACGAATATGCTCTAATAGGTGGGGGTACGAGATTAAAGCCCACCCAATACACTCAATTACTGTACATGTTGAACAAGCTACACAATGTTGACCCTCAACTGActaatgaagaaatcacATCCGAACTGTCCCAATATTACAAGAAAAGCTCCATCCTTTCAAATCAGATCAAGGTAAAAACCTTGGATGAGTTCGGAAGAAGTGTAGCCATtgggaaaaggaaaagctCTACTTCTAAAGTCTATGTCGTTAGGGGAACAGGTGAGATATTAGTGAATAGTCGTCAATTAAACAATTACTTCCTTAAGATGAAAGATAGAGAATCCATCATGTATCCACTCCAAGTGATCGAATCCGTCGGAAAGTACAACGTTTTTGCAACAACATCTGGAGGCGGGCCTACGGGGCAAGCAGAATCGATCATGCATGCCATTGCTAAAGCTTTGGTCGTTTTCAATCCGTTATTGAAGTCGAGATTACATAAAGCTGGTGTTCTATCAAGGGATTACAGACACGtggagagaaaaaaaccagggaaaaagaaggcaAGAAAAATGCCAACATGGGTCAAGAGATAG
- the SUP45 gene encoding translation termination factor eRF1, producing MDNEVEKNIEIWKVKKLVQALEKARGNGTSMISLVIPPKGQISLYQKMLTDEYGTASNIKSRVNRLSVLSAITSTQQKLKLYNTLPKNGLVLYCGDMITEDGKEKKVTFDIEPYKPINTTLYMCDNKFHTEVLSELLQADDKFGFIVMDGQGTLFGSVSGNTRTVLHKFTVDLPKKHGRGGQSALRFARLREEKRHNYVRKVAEVAVQNFITNDKVNVKGLILAGSADFKTDLAKSELFDPRLACKVISIVDVSYGGENGFNQAIELSAEALANVKYVQEKKLLEAYFDEISQDTGKFCYGIDDTLKALDLGAVEKLIVFENLETIRYTFKDAEDNEVIKFAEPEAKDKSYAIDKATGQEMDAVTEEPLIEWLAANYKSFGATLEFITDKSSEGAQFVTGFGGIGAMLRYKVNFEQLLDESEDEYYDEDDGSDYDFI from the coding sequence ATGGATAACGAGGTtgagaaaaatattgaaatttggAAGGTCAAGAAATTGGTTCAAGCTTTAGAAAAAGCTAGAGGTAATGGTACTTCTatgatttctttggttATTCCTCCTAAAGGACAAATCTCACTTTACCAAAAAATGTTGACAGATGAATACGGTACTGCGTCAAATATTAAATCCAGAGTTAATCGTCTTTCCGTCCTATCTGCTATTACTTCCACTCAACAAAAGTTGAAGCTGTATAACACCTTACCCAAGAACGGTCTGGTTTTGTATTGTGGTGACATGATCACTGAAGAtggtaaagaaaagaaggttACTTTTGACATTGAACCATACAAACCTATCAACACAACATTATATATGTGTGATAATAAGTTTCATACAGAAGTTCTTTCCGAATTACTGCAAGCAGATGATAAGTTTGGTTTTATAGTAATGGACGGTCAAGGTACTTTGTTTGGTTCCGTTTCTGGTAACACGAGGACTGTTTTGCATAAATTTACTGTCGATTTGCCAAAAAAGCATGGTAGAGGTGGTCAATCTGCTCTTCGTTTTGCTCGTttaagagaagaaaagagacaTAACTACGTCAGAAAAGTCGCTGAAGTTGCtgttcaaaatttcatcaCCAATGACAAAGTTAACGTGAAAGGTTTAATCTTGGCCGGTTCCGCCGATTTCAAAACCGATTTAGCCAAATCCGAACTATTTGATCCAAGATTGGCGTGTAAAGTTATTTCCATTGTAGATGTTTCGTATGGTGGTGAAAATGGTTTCAACCAAGCTATCGAACTATCTGCAGAAGCTTTAGCCAATGTTAAATACgtccaagaaaagaaactactGGAAGCATACTTTGACGAAATTTCTCAAGATACAGGTAAATTCTGTTACGGTATAGATGACACTTTAAAGGCTTTAGATTTGGGTGCAGTGGAGAAGCTAATTGTTTTCGAAAATTTAGAAACTATTAGATACACATTCAAAGACGCTGAAGACAATGAGGTCATAAAATTTGCCGAACCAGAAGCCAAGGACAAGTCGTACGCCATTGACAAAGCCACAGGACAAGAAATGGATGCTGTCACTGAAGAACCTTTGATTGAATGGCTAGCTGCTAACTACAAGAGCTTCGGTGCCACTTTAGAATTTATCACAGATAAGTCTTCTGAAGGTGCGCAATTCGTGACCGGGTTTGGTGGTATTGGTGCAATGCTACGTTATAAGGTTAACTTTGAGCAACTACTTGATGAATCTGAAGATGAATAttacgatgaagatgatggaTCTGATTATGATTTCATTTAA
- the RTC2 gene encoding cationic amino acid transporter, producing the protein MQLVPIIFNSKNISGIAGSISISCWIVVFVPQIYENFRRKSAEGLSLLFIVLWLLGDIFNVIGAMMQNLLPTMIVLAAYYTLADLVLLIQCMWYDKDKKGLLEQVKKNVDPVHLSPANPIDESVLQDVFNEYEPLLPRIEEEDNQSYNSLELGADIVAKKKENIFNDLLIVSGVIFAGFFSWYISYCSGLTKGPSEKDPNLAKINLPAQILGYLSAVLYLGSRVPQIILNFKRKSCDGVSFLFFLFACLGNTAFIISVISMSVDPKYLILNASWLIGSAGTLLMDFTVFIQFFLYARPKYEKLTIDD; encoded by the coding sequence ATGCAGCTGGTTCCAATCATTTTTAATTCTAAGAATATAAGCGGAATTGCAGGGTCCATATCGATATCCTGCTGGATTGTTGTATTTGTACCACAAATCTATGAAAACTTTCGAAGGAAATCTGCAGAAGGATTATCACTTCTTTTCATCGTGTTATGGCTATTAGGTGATATATTTAACGTCATCGGGGCTATGATGCAGAACTTGCTGCCAACCATGATAGTTTTGGCCGCTTATTATACATTAGCAGACTTGGTTTTACTGATACAGTGCATGTGGTATGATAAGGACAAGAAGGGCCTTTTAGAGcaagttaaaaaaaatgtcgaTCCTGTACATCTATCTCCAGCAAACCCGATAGACGAGTCTGTTTTACAAGACGTTTTTAACGAGTATGAGCCACTTCTTCCAAGAATAGAGGAAGAGGATAATCAATCATACAACTCGCTCGAGCTTGGGGCAGATATagttgcaaaaaaaaaagaaaatatttttaatgacCTTCTGATTGTATCAGGTGTAATATTTGCCGGGTTTTTTTCGTGGTACATATCCTACTGTTCTGGGCTGACTAAAGGCCCTTCCGAAAAGGATCCTAACTTAGCAAAAATTAATCTCCCTGCACAAATTTTGGGATATTTGAGTGCGGTACTATACTTGGGCTCTAGGGTTCCTCAAATTATTCTcaacttcaaaagaaaatcctgCGACGGCGTGTCGTTtctattctttttatttgcaTGTTTGGGGAATACTGCATTCATAATATCTGTTATTTCGATGTCAGTAGACCCTAAATACCTTATTTTAAACGCATCTTGGCTTATCGGTAGCGCAGGTACGTTGTTGATGGACTTTACGGTTTTCATCCAGTTCTTCCTTTATGCAAGACCTAAATACGAGAAACTAACTATAGATGATTAA